The sequence TGCATCAGTCTCTTTACTTCTCTCTCTGCCAAACTCAATGATCAGAGGCTTTTCAAGCAGCTTGTAGCCATTTAACATATCTAGAGCTGCTTGGGCACTTTTGACAtctacagaaaagaaaaaaaagggaaaaataaTAGTCAGTGGGgtcccatcaactgtttggttaccattattcttcaaaataatcTTCAAAATATTCTTTTGTATTAAGAAAGAAAttcttgcaggtttggaacaacttgaagttGAGTAAGTAAATGTTTagtaaacccactgtaaatgtttctctttgtgagctttggtttggagtggctacAATgtatctttacgcacaactgccagcctaaATGGAGAGGTTCttaagactccagagacaccagcagcttcaaatacctatttgctgctcaacactagcttttttatagctgcccttttaatacaattattttttttgacaggaactttcattaataagcctttatctgaccgagttctgctgtgctctaaatcactcacaaatcttatgataattggataatctccattcagttttcacacaatattagttgttttcatgccttttgcacaacattgcaacatttcatgcttttcatcttcagaaagatctttcttcctcctcatattgcatgagaactgtgacttgcttaatgatgtggaacaacctctaagtagggtttccataaacctggcaaattattttgtcttatATTGATagcagttatctaaaaagacatggataaacaaacaaacaaacaaacattttcttagaaaaactaaaatctgaatgtttattgtactgaaatcttactgatatgtcacttgcataataatttggaacttAGTGTAGATGTCAATATTACATTCTGCACCTTTAAGCCTATATGGATGTTTGTTATGGGAAATAATATGGCACAACTGAGTCTTTCTCTTACCAGAGAGCGTAATGAAAGCCTGGCCCTTGAGTCGGCCAGTCAGCAAGCGGTACAGAATGGGCTGTTTGTCATTCTTCTGAAACCTTGAAAAAAGAGAAACCAGCTGAGCCACTGTTGCTCGTGGACTCATGTTCTTCAGGCACAGGACCTACATGCacaagagagagacagaaatgtACTCTGatgtaaagaaaacatctttgcatacactaccattcaaaaatctagggtcagtaagattgttttttttcctttctaataaatacttttattcagcaaggatgcattaaattgatcaaatgtgacaaagatttctatttcaattaaatgctgttctttcccAACTTTCAATTAAtcaaatcctgaaaaaaagtatcaaggtttctataaaaaaaaataagcagcacaactataatataatataatataatataatataatataatataatataatataatataatataatataatataatataatataatataatataatataatataataatataccaacttttaaattatattataaaattcttactaattcattttttcttttgtaaacattttgtaacatCTCTAAAACAGGTATGTTGCTATTATCCACACTTACGTTGGATGGATTTCCTCTCTGGTAATTCTTAAATCGGGGAATATTCCGTATATCCTCTTCTGTCTCACGATTGTTCTTGATCTCTTCATCTGAAATTTCCTCTATCCTTCCACTTACTGTCACAGGCCCATCATGCCCTTGAACAAGAGCTGCACACAGTGTGCCAATGGACTGACTAACTGTCATTTTCATAGTTTTAACACTTTTTTCTTGAGAATGTGTTTGGATGATAGTGTCCGATACAGGGCTTGAATCTGGGAATATGTGTTGGTCTTTGGATGGACTGGAATCACGGACTGCGCAAGTTGATTGGTCAGTTTTAAAGCTTGATGATTTACATTGGATATTTGTGACAATTTCTGATTGAGGAAAACGCTCTGAAGTACTAGCAAAATTTTTGTTCTTGCCTTCAAGAAAGTCTTTATAGAAATGGTCCATTGTGATGACAGATGTTGTCCCCTGCTGGCTGACCAGTGACTCTTCTTCTGTGGATAGAAAAGACAGCAAAGATTCAAATGGACAAAAAAGCTACAGGTACTACAAACacatttccagaaaagttgggacattttgtaaaatgcaataaaatccatgatctgtgatttgttaattctcttttacctttatttaactgacaaaagtacAATGAAAAGATTTCCCATGTTTCCACTGACCAAATTCAttgtattttgtacatttaaacaaattttgattttgatggatGTAACACActccaaaatagttgggacagaggctaaataaaagtgaaaagattATAGAATGTTCAAGTtaaactgttttgaaacagtcTACAATAAGCAAATATAAATTATCCACTATTTATGGACAGCACTTTGGCTCATTTTTATGGTTTTgtaagtgctttataaataaaaattgagtTGAGTTGAGAGGTGAATTGGTAATAGGTGAGGGTATCTTAATTGGGTATAAAAGGAACATCTCAGTCTTTGCAAGCAAATATGAGTATTGGCTCACCATTTTGAGAGAAttctaaaacaattaaaaaaaaatctaatttcttGTGGGTCTTTTAGGGAAATCCAGAGAAATCTCAGGCAATTTAGGGCAAGGCAGGACAAGGCAGTCTGTTCAATATGCATGACCTTTGAGCCCTCAAATGGCCTTGCATGAGAAACAGTCATGCTGCTGTGTTAAAAAAATAGCCACATGGGCTTGGGAGTACTTTGGAAAACTGTTGTCACTTAACAGTCTACCACTGCATCAAAAAATCTTTGTGCCCGAGCTCATCTCAAATAGTCTCAAAGACAGTGGCAATGTgtgctgtggtcagatgaatcaTTTCAGCTTGTTTTTGGGAAATAAGGACATTGAGTTCTCAGTCCCAAAGATGAAAGGAACCAACCAGACTTTCATCAGCAACAGGTGCAAAAGCAAACATCCGTCATTGTATGGGGACGCATCAGTGCAAACGGCATGGGTGACTTGCATATGTGTGCACATGCTTTTTTGTGATTTTCTAAATAATCACGGAAAATGTTAGTTCGATGTACTACTTTAATgaaaaaattttcattttagacaGGATATGTCAAATGCCACAGTGTCAGCCTATCAACTTTAAACATTCAACGAGCTGTCGCGAAAAGGAGAGAGAAATCCCGTTCAATTCAGAAGCATGCAGGTCCTTGCTTCactgattttatttgttttcctATTTATTTCAGTGTGTCATCAAAGACACGGCTGCAATCTTCACCATTCACGCGGTATCAGTACAAATCAGCATTTCATCTCAGTGATAAGTATTTTCATCGTTTTTGCACTTTGATGTCAAAACGATGTTGATTAATTGCAAAATCATAGGCTACTCTTTTGCTCTGTTTATGCAATCGCACGTTGTTAGAGACAGAGTGCTCTTTGTGCTCGTTTGCATTGTAAGTTCTAGCATGTTAATGATCCACATGACACAGGTAGCTTATACCTTTAATTTAAGAAAGTATAAAACAAAGAATGGCGTACAATAATCTGCTCTATCGTTATAACGCTCGGGGAAACCCCAATCATAGTTTAAACCTTAAAgcaacacatacacacacacacacatagatcaTCGCAGGAATCAAATTGTGATGCAACGTAAAGCTGTTTTTCTTGGTCTAATGTCATActatcattttaaatggttttgaGAGTTCAAAGTTGTAATGCCATTATATGTTTTAGTCTGCTGATTATAGCtagattttattataatatcatACTGATGATATTCTTACTTTGTGTTgagcttcataacattaattcACTTTGTGTACTTTTGCTTCCTTTCTATTAAGGTGCAAGAATGGCATCTGTCAAATCAAAGTTAGTTGCAAAGCTCTGGCTGCCGCTACACATCATACAGCTTTTAATGTCTGTTTTCATGGCATTGAACACAATGCTTGCATCGTTATCCTTTTGCAAAGGTTTGCTAGCTTTTGCAGAATTTCTATAGCTAGCTAAGGTTAGATAGTAGAGCATTATCAAGTGAAGCGTTTCCCTTCTGCAATTTCCCAGTATTTATTTGTctattttttttgcaaatactGGTGGTGTTTTATCCTGTTCAATGTTATCGTGTCTATGTGGCCTAACATGTATGTGTGACTAGGTTTGCCCTTTTCGCCGTTCAAGCTATCGTGCATGTGTGGCCTAACGTGGCCGTTGTCGCCGCTCAAGCCTATCGTGCATGTGTGGCCTAACGTGGCCATTGTTGCCGTTCAAGCCTATCATGTATGTGTGACTAGGTTTGCCGTTGTCGCCGCTCAAGCCTATCGTGCATGTGTGGCCTAACGTGGCCATTGTTGCCGTTCAAGCCTATCATGTATGTGTGGCTAGGTTTGCCGTTGACGCCGCTCAAGCCTATCATGTATGTGTGGCTTAGGTTTGCCGGTGTCGCCGCTCAAGCCTATCGTGCATGTGTGGCCTAACGTGGCCGTTGTCGCCACTCAAGCCTATTGTGTATGTGTGGCTTAACGTGGCCATTGATGCCGTTCAAGCCTATCATGTATGTGTGGCCTAGGTTTGCCGTTATCGCCACTCAAGCCTATCGTGCATGTGTGGCCTAGGTTTGCCGTTGTCACCACTCGAGCCTATCGTGCATGTGTGGCCTAGGTTTGCTGTTGTCGCCGCTCAAGCCTATCGTGTATGTGTGGCCTAACGTGGCCGTTCAAGGCTATCGTGTATGTGCGGCCTAACGTGGCCGTTGTCGCCGCTCAAGGCTATCGTGTATGTGTGGCCTAATGTGGCCGTTGTCGCCGTTCAAGACCATCGTGTATGTGTGGCCTAATGTGGCCGTTGTCGCCGTTCACGCCCATCGTGTATGTGTGGCCTAGGTTTGCCATTGTCGTCGCTCAAGCCTATTGTGTCTGTGTGGCCTAACGTGGCCGTCGTCGCCGCTCAAGGCTATCGTGTCTGTGTGTCGCCGTTCAAGGCTATCTTGTATGTGTGGCCTAACGTGGCCGTTGTCACCGCTCAAGGCTATCGTATCTATGTGTCGCCGCTCAAGGCTATCTTGTATGTGTGGCCTAACGTGGCCATTGACGCCGCTCAAGGCTATCGTGTATGTGTGGCCTAACGTGGCCGTTGTTGCCGCTCAAGGCTATCGTGTCTGTGTGGCCTAACATGgccatttaattttttacaCTTTTGAGAATACAATACACAAAGCACACACATCTTCGTTAATCTAATTTTGACTGttacagtgtttttttaatttgttaattaaAAATTTCACTATACCtgctcaaaagcattttttaaattcatgattAATATTGCATTGCATAATGTGTGTGCTTATACAAACTGACAACCACAAGTGAATcgcattcatatatttaatatggactaaaaatgtttgtttgcaaTTTCAAGTAGGCTATATTTACATACAGCTAACCTGACAGTTGTTTATACAggttttgtaatgaaaactaGTCAAAAATTAAGAAACCCTTAGAAAACAGTCTTAGAAaacaacttaatttattattccaatatccaaatatgatactaaatcccacagaaaaaaaagggtTTCTATTTGTAACATGCCGTCTTTGAATTATAAACAAGACAAACATTCGCTGAATAAAGGTTAgccaatacaaacatatttatagaAAACTGTTGACAATGAATAGACAGGACCAATAAGAGCAAAACGAATCGAGCATTCAAGAATATCAAGAAGTTAACATTAGACATATAATGAGGGGTTGTGTTAACTAAAGCGTCCGTCATTTACCGAATCTTAAAAACACAGGCggataattaaaaatgttttctgacaaAAACATAACATAAGCAAGAACGAATTTTAAACCAAGCACAGCGATTTTCATTTCACAATGATCTTCCCTCTCTTTGTGCGCGTGTTTGTGTATGAGAGAGAGCTTGCGCAACACTTTTAAACGCAAAGTAACTAATGTGCTagttttcatacaaaataagTAGGCTATGTAACATAATTAGGTACTTTAGTAGGTATTAACACAATAACGCAAcacatgtaggctatatgtttctcaacactgagaataaataaataaataaataaacgcctGTTTCTCCAGACTCGCGCTTGTCAGTCAGtcacacatcacaacattttcataatcacTAATCactattttattctattttatttgagcATTTTATACCCGTTTACCTTAAGGAGTTAGAAGTACCGTGACTAGTACTGTCCTCGCTTGAGATTTCAGTCAGACGTCAGGAGCGGAAGGAGGGATTGAGCGGGATTTTGTGTTGCTGTCAATCTGCAGCCTCTTTTTATTGATAGGCCGTACGCATCAAAATGCGTACCCGCTATGTAAAATACGTACATGTTGGCAGGTCTGCTTTAGGATCTGAGCTACGGACGGGGCCTGCGCCAAAGAACTTTCTTACAACATTTTGCTTGCTGATTGTTAATAAATATGGTTGTCACGTTATCTTACCTCCCAGAGTCTTTTTTGGTagaactgtctttactaactgataaaagactatttattaggtgcactgaaaggaataatattaatatacatcatctgtgcacgaggtagggccttaaaaacatcagccaatgaTGATCACacaaacgattggccctctggcttgtcaatcactgccatgacgttccttgtgagagacgtgcgtggattggccctctggcttgtcaatcactgccattacgttccttgtgagagacgtgcacgctccagtaactttccacactccacaggcgccgcatgcaatgtttttgtcaggagtaacaactgcagattatgagttacctgcggtgagtccgacataatgaatccactaacacgacacagcgaatgccagtggtaaacaaacactcgtgttccaatactcgtgcacaagttttgggaggcgttccctcgaaatgagctgtgaaagaggggggttgttcttacgcatgcgctcatttcaaaaactcagtaacagtctttggtttctcagtcgtcgaaaacatcctctgtagcacctttaagttgatcttaaatacagtttaaagagaattaacaaatcacagattcttgattttatagcatttaagaaaatgtttaaaCTTTTCTGGAAATGAGGTTGTACTTAGTATTACTATATTCTCTAACCTCGGTGGTAAAGGGCAGTGAGGAAGCTGCAGCGGTCACTGCCGTGGAAAAGAGCCTTTTCGATTTCCATCTCCCTACGGGAAAGTGGCCGACTGCTCGAGAAACGCTGAGGTCGGGACAGCAGCTCTGCATGTGCCACCATTTTATCCCGGATGGCCTGCAGGCGCTCATTCCTTGCCTCTGGTTCCACACAAACCCCTctttcctgaaaaaaatagtgAAATGGTTACATGGAGTGACCTATAGCCTTTAGATTTCTCACTTTCTTTACAGTACAAAACCATTCTGTTTAGAACATGTAGTGCTGGGAagattacttacaaattgtagttggctactgattccaaattacatgacaaaaactGTAGTTAGTAACATAATCCattatattacacatttacAAGGTACAAGGTAGTATAATCTGACTCATTTTCGATTACTTTTGACCAAACTCATTTGTCACATTTGAATTGAATAGGATCCTCTTGTACCAcattgatataaaaatacaaagagaaagaaaatatattccatTCTTTATCAACAACGTGAAGTACATGAAATACTACATTACGTCAGGGTTTTCCAGACTGTAGTTCTTGATGGAATTGCAAGGGGTTTGTGAGTTTAAAAAATTTTAAGctaatttttttacattttgaataattacttactaaaataaatatttacatttactactttaaaatatatatattttatttgtttacctgcatgtcatgtcaccattaaccaacatcagagaactgtgaacttaattttattatttaaaattattattattatcatcatcatcatcttagGGGGTACTTCAAGTAAACATATTAGGTCAAAGAGGTTCAGCTGACAAAAATCCCTGAATCCCTGCATTGcatgtaaatatgaaataatgTGAAAGTGTATATTTTAATGTGTATGAAAGACATAGGCCTTCCAAAGACAGTAATAGATGGCTAAATGACTCGGGGAGtgataattcaaataataattgaTGGTTTCGTCTGTAAAACAGACCTTCCAAGAGCTCTCCAGCTGGTCCCTGCATCTCCACAGCTCTATTTCAGCATCTGTAAGGCCCAACTCTCTTAAAGCGGCCAGTTCCTGATCGCCATCCTGCAAGGCCTGGAACTGGGACAGACTCCTTACACCTGCTGCCTGTTCCCCAAAAGGCTTGTATACTGCTGCTGGAGCAAAGCATTTCTTCTTAGCGACACACctataacaaataaatatgtgaatgaataaatatttaatataatatattatattatattaaattatataaatacactataaacaaataatatgaaatataagtatttacaataataattgaaataataatacaattgtCAGGGTTCTCCTCTGACACTTCTGTCTGTCTCGACAATGttaaatgtgtctttgtttgtgttgtgtttgAGCACATGGCTCTATCTTTGTTTGTGTTGGCCATGTGCTCCTCTTGTCCCGCCTCCTTGTTTCCAATTACCATGCCCTCTTGTTTAGTCCTTGATGAGTCCTCGTTTCTCAGTTGTCTGAGTGTTGTCACCTGTTCCTCATGTTCTCAGCTGACTTTAGGCTTGTTAGACTTGAAGCAGCACTGCACAGACCaatcggtgtatgacatcaaagtaccgcgagagtgGTCAAAGAGAAGTCGGCTCCATATGCTTTTAAAATTGCTCTcgtggtactttgatgtcatacaccgttCGGTCTGTGCAGTGCTGCTTCAAGTCGAACAAACTTTttatatagagggtatgcacatgacgtcaccatCGGCTGGAGTGACTGTGGTTATGCCCACTTGAGTGGCAAAAAGAGAGTGGCAGCATTAGTTTTCAGCATGAATGctgtgaaaaacacacaaaacacattcaaaatgggaaagagctttgcgactGACTGTAAAAATAGATTTGACAAGAAATCTGAGGTACATTTTTACAGACTGCTAAAAGCTTAAGAGAAGCAAATGGACTGCTTCAATTCACAGAAGcaactggactccaggcagcgaaacatggatttgcagttatcattttgtcaaT comes from Chanodichthys erythropterus isolate Z2021 chromosome 22, ASM2448905v1, whole genome shotgun sequence and encodes:
- the rbm41 gene encoding RNA-binding protein 41 isoform X2; amino-acid sequence: MKRVTRDACDDVPIPEEQETEGQRQLHNLLLQQLDTDVNIDRCVAKKKCFAPAAVYKPFGEQAAGVRSLSQFQALQDGDQELAALRELGLTDAEIELWRCRDQLESSWKERGVCVEPEARNERLQAIRDKMVAHAELLSRPQRFSSSRPLSRREMEIEKALFHGSDRCSFLTALYHREESLVSQQGTTSVITMDHFYKDFLEGKNKNFASTSERFPQSEIVTNIQCKSSSFKTDQSTCAVRDSSPSKDQHIFPDSSPVSDTIIQTHSQEKSVKTMKMTVSQSIGTLCAALVQGHDGPVTVSGRIEEISDEEIKNNRETEEDIRNIPRFKNYQRGNPSNVLCLKNMSPRATVAQLVSLFSRFQKNDKQPILYRLLTGRLKGQAFITLSDVKSAQAALDMLNGYKLLEKPLIIEFGRERSKETDAQTDGSSVDPNTPSKQKDEQFCNEKPA
- the rbm41 gene encoding RNA-binding protein 41 isoform X1 encodes the protein MKRVTRDACDDVPIPEEQETEGQRQLHNLLLQQLDTDVNIDRCVAKKKCFAPAAVYKPFGEQAAGVRSLSQFQALQDGDQELAALRELGLTDAEIELWRCRDQLESSWKERGVCVEPEARNERLQAIRDKMVAHAELLSRPQRFSSSRPLSRREMEIEKALFHGSDRCSFLTALYHREEESLVSQQGTTSVITMDHFYKDFLEGKNKNFASTSERFPQSEIVTNIQCKSSSFKTDQSTCAVRDSSPSKDQHIFPDSSPVSDTIIQTHSQEKSVKTMKMTVSQSIGTLCAALVQGHDGPVTVSGRIEEISDEEIKNNRETEEDIRNIPRFKNYQRGNPSNVLCLKNMSPRATVAQLVSLFSRFQKNDKQPILYRLLTGRLKGQAFITLSDVKSAQAALDMLNGYKLLEKPLIIEFGRERSKETDAQTDGSSVDPNTPSKQKDEQFCNEKPA
- the rbm41 gene encoding RNA-binding protein 41 isoform X3, with translation MKRVTRDACDDVPIPEEQETEGQRQLHNLLLQQLDTDVNIDRCVAKKKCFAPAAVYKPFGEQAAGVRSLSQFQALQDGDQELAALRELGLTDAEIELWRCRDQLESSWKERGVCVEPEARNERLQAIRDKMVAHAELLSRPQRFSSSRPLSRREMEIEKALFHGSDRCSFLTALYHREEESLVSQQGTTSVITMDHFYKDFLEALVQGHDGPVTVSGRIEEISDEEIKNNRETEEDIRNIPRFKNYQRGNPSNVLCLKNMSPRATVAQLVSLFSRFQKNDKQPILYRLLTGRLKGQAFITLSDVKSAQAALDMLNGYKLLEKPLIIEFGRERSKETDAQTDGSSVDPNTPSKQKDEQFCNEKPA